Proteins encoded together in one Exiguobacterium sp. BMC-KP window:
- a CDS encoding NUDIX hydrolase — MEQWDVYTADRKKTGRLWTRGTPHTAGDYHMTIHVCVFNAKGEMLVQQRQPFKSGWPNMWDLTVGGSAISGDTSQMAAQRELSEELGLDIDFTGVRPHLTIPFEIGFDDYYLVEQEVDLTTLTLQEEEVQRVAWMTEEAIVNGIEEGWFIGYHESLIRLLFALRHSYGAHNEA; from the coding sequence ATGGAGCAATGGGATGTATACACAGCGGACCGCAAGAAAACAGGACGGCTCTGGACACGGGGAACACCGCATACAGCGGGCGATTATCACATGACGATTCACGTCTGTGTCTTTAACGCCAAGGGAGAGATGCTCGTCCAGCAACGGCAACCGTTTAAATCCGGCTGGCCGAACATGTGGGATTTGACGGTCGGGGGTAGTGCGATCAGCGGGGATACGAGTCAGATGGCAGCGCAACGTGAACTGTCGGAAGAACTAGGACTCGATATCGATTTCACGGGTGTCCGTCCCCATCTGACGATTCCTTTTGAAATCGGTTTTGACGATTATTATCTCGTCGAGCAGGAAGTGGATTTGACGACGCTAACGTTACAGGAAGAAGAAGTCCAGCGCGTCGCCTGGATGACAGAAGAAGCGATCGTTAATGGAATCGAAGAAGGCTGGTTCATCGGTTATCATGAATCATTGATTCGACTGTTATTTGCTCTTCGTCATAGCTACGGCGCGCATAACGAAGCATAA
- a CDS encoding histidine phosphatase family protein, which yields MSTIYLIRHCETTGQAPDAPLTPRGEEQAQRLCTKLLELPITHIVSSPYRRALDSIHPLATALKFPITRENDLKERRLSAVPLENWQDHLRQTFNNPDYTCPGGESSRVATGRITRVVEEALQQQDGSILITHGNLLSLYLHSIDPTFGFEESLQLKNPDVFKVTQIDGVISFQQIDLY from the coding sequence ATGTCGACGATTTATTTGATTCGCCACTGCGAAACGACCGGTCAAGCACCTGATGCCCCATTAACACCTCGCGGAGAAGAACAGGCGCAACGACTGTGTACAAAGCTACTCGAGCTTCCGATCACGCATATCGTATCGAGTCCGTATCGTCGTGCCCTTGACTCGATTCATCCACTTGCGACTGCTCTGAAATTTCCTATCACACGAGAAAATGATCTGAAGGAACGACGATTAAGTGCCGTCCCACTTGAGAATTGGCAGGATCATCTTCGTCAAACATTCAATAATCCGGACTATACGTGTCCCGGTGGCGAATCCAGTCGGGTAGCGACGGGGCGTATCACACGCGTCGTTGAAGAAGCGTTGCAACAACAGGATGGATCCATTCTCATAACACATGGGAACTTGCTATCTTTATATCTACATTCGATCGATCCAACGTTCGGATTCGAAGAAAGTTTACAGCTGAAGAATCCGGATGTTTTTAAGGTGACACAAATCGATGGTGTCATATCCTTTCAACAAATCGATCTATACTAA
- a CDS encoding PD-(D/E)XK nuclease family protein produces MKPNIFDYATSELSQDAFLCWLLKWAEEGVRSHDPQLHAMANEFVREMFHLHDCPLREPIHSVRIRRQFNSLDILAVINETYAILIEDKVFTKHHSNQLKRYLDMVKTHPETWHLKPIPIYYKIVEQGDYSGVTGAGYQVFTRTKMIEVLSGFHPSTTNEILNDYLQYLKQIDTSIESYKSLPLTEWSNFSWQGFFRDLQKELQNGNWGRVENARGGFWAFWWKGKCSQHYWQLEESTLKAKVEATDSQNMRAYRDQCMQALLEYSQTNELNLSRPKSVRSGKTMTIAQRSDYIQVFDDQKIDFDQTVFELKRYAHLSQTPLV; encoded by the coding sequence TTGAAACCTAATATTTTTGATTATGCCACCAGTGAGTTATCGCAAGATGCCTTTCTATGTTGGTTATTGAAGTGGGCGGAAGAAGGAGTACGAAGTCACGATCCACAACTCCATGCGATGGCGAATGAGTTTGTACGTGAAATGTTCCACCTTCATGATTGCCCATTGCGGGAACCCATTCACAGTGTCCGTATTAGAAGACAGTTCAATAGTCTAGATATATTAGCGGTCATCAATGAGACATATGCCATTCTGATCGAGGATAAAGTCTTTACGAAACATCATTCGAACCAATTAAAGCGATATCTTGACATGGTCAAAACGCATCCCGAGACATGGCATTTGAAGCCGATACCGATTTATTACAAAATCGTAGAACAAGGCGATTACTCCGGTGTGACAGGAGCAGGATATCAAGTATTCACACGAACGAAGATGATCGAAGTACTGAGCGGCTTTCATCCTTCGACGACCAATGAGATTTTGAATGATTATCTTCAGTATCTCAAGCAGATCGACACCTCAATCGAATCCTATAAATCACTACCTCTCACGGAATGGAGCAATTTCTCTTGGCAAGGATTCTTTAGAGATCTGCAAAAAGAATTGCAGAACGGAAACTGGGGGCGCGTGGAAAATGCCCGCGGTGGATTTTGGGCATTTTGGTGGAAAGGGAAATGCAGTCAGCACTATTGGCAGTTAGAAGAATCAACGTTAAAAGCAAAGGTAGAGGCTACTGATAGTCAAAATATGAGAGCGTACCGAGATCAGTGCATGCAGGCGTTATTAGAGTATTCTCAAACGAATGAGTTGAATTTAAGTCGACCGAAAAGTGTTCGTAGCGGAAAAACGATGACGATTGCACAACGCTCCGATTACATACAAGTCTTTGATGATCAAAAAATTGATTTTGACCAAACCGTATTCGAATTGAAGCGTTATGCACATTTAAGTCAGACTCCGTTAGTATAG
- a CDS encoding MFS transporter, with product MSTTKKGYFMMIVLWFAYATFAMNWVAGSSLTPQITAHFFGNQTVDPLISQLVNYSITTARVFANILAALILMKLGPKKAPLLALLFLMMSIVAIYLPNYWAYTVARMVMGLGGSMVIVYMNPVVTRYVQDPAEKLRINAFNTVSYNVGAFVVSLLFTLFADQFVSDWKLTLTIFASLTAILFFAWWIGSESFELNDASDADETPYGYGDAVRDSFLWKYAIAFGGFLTLYILSLVGLKPVFDTYTQLNGSLVNLLVSGAGIIGTFVGLRIGNKGTPRKPILLISGTVMIASFLVTVLFGNISPLVSYVFAFISGFAMYIQYPIFMNLAHERKGMTPQKITVLFGLFWAIAYATQTIFTIIWSYALGHAGYTVSMIVFFLCCSVYLFFTFFLPETKPKRTNAVRKSA from the coding sequence ATGTCTACCACAAAAAAAGGCTATTTCATGATGATCGTCCTCTGGTTCGCCTATGCGACCTTCGCCATGAACTGGGTCGCCGGTTCGTCGTTGACGCCACAAATCACGGCGCATTTCTTCGGTAATCAGACCGTTGACCCTCTCATCTCACAACTCGTCAACTATTCGATCACGACGGCACGTGTCTTCGCCAACATTCTTGCTGCGCTTATCTTGATGAAGCTCGGTCCGAAAAAAGCACCGCTACTCGCACTGTTGTTCCTGATGATGTCGATTGTCGCCATCTATCTGCCGAACTACTGGGCGTATACGGTCGCTCGCATGGTCATGGGACTCGGTGGTTCAATGGTCATCGTTTACATGAACCCAGTCGTGACACGTTACGTCCAGGATCCAGCTGAAAAATTACGGATCAATGCCTTCAACACCGTCTCCTATAACGTCGGTGCATTCGTCGTTTCGCTCTTGTTCACGTTGTTCGCCGATCAATTCGTCAGTGACTGGAAACTGACGTTGACGATCTTCGCGAGTCTGACAGCGATTCTCTTCTTCGCGTGGTGGATCGGTAGTGAGTCGTTCGAGTTGAACGATGCTTCGGACGCGGACGAAACGCCTTACGGTTATGGAGACGCTGTCCGCGATTCGTTCCTCTGGAAATATGCAATCGCCTTCGGTGGTTTCTTGACGCTCTATATCTTATCGCTCGTCGGCTTGAAACCCGTTTTCGATACGTATACGCAGTTGAACGGTTCGCTCGTTAACCTGTTGGTTTCAGGTGCTGGAATCATCGGTACGTTCGTCGGTCTACGGATTGGTAACAAGGGCACACCTCGTAAACCGATTCTATTAATCAGCGGGACGGTCATGATTGCGAGCTTCCTTGTCACTGTCTTGTTCGGAAACATCTCGCCACTCGTTTCGTATGTCTTTGCGTTCATTTCCGGATTTGCGATGTACATCCAGTATCCGATTTTCATGAACTTGGCACACGAACGAAAAGGCATGACGCCGCAAAAAATCACTGTCTTGTTCGGTCTCTTCTGGGCGATCGCCTATGCGACGCAGACGATCTTTACGATCATTTGGAGTTACGCACTCGGACATGCTGGATATACGGTCTCGATGATCGTCTTCTTCCTCTGCTGTTCCGTTTACCTGTTCTTCACGTTCTTCTTACCAGAAACGAAACCAAAACGGACGAATGCAGTTCGAAAATCCGCTTAA